A stretch of Dehalococcoidia bacterium DNA encodes these proteins:
- the cobO gene encoding cob(I)yrinic acid a,c-diamide adenosyltransferase codes for MTDTAPDAAERERRTGLLIVHTGAGKGKTTAALGVMLRAWGRGYKVCGIQFIKSKTANYGEHRAAKKLGIDLIPMGAGFTWLSKDIESDIVLAHNAWELARQRIASGDYDVVVLDEFTYALQYGWVPLEEALRALKERPAWVHVIVTGRNAPPELVDAADLVTEMREVKHPYKRGVKAQPGIEF; via the coding sequence ATGACAGACACCGCGCCTGACGCAGCGGAGCGCGAGCGCCGCACCGGACTCCTCATCGTGCACACCGGCGCCGGCAAGGGCAAGACCACCGCCGCGCTGGGCGTGATGCTGCGCGCATGGGGCCGCGGGTACAAGGTCTGCGGCATTCAGTTCATCAAGAGCAAGACCGCCAACTACGGCGAGCACCGCGCCGCCAAAAAGCTGGGCATTGACCTCATCCCCATGGGCGCGGGCTTCACCTGGCTCTCGAAGGACATCGAGAGCGACATCGTGTTGGCGCACAACGCGTGGGAGCTGGCCCGGCAGCGCATCGCGTCCGGCGACTACGACGTGGTCGTGCTCGACGAGTTCACCTACGCGCTGCAGTACGGCTGGGTCCCGCTGGAGGAGGCGCTGCGGGCGCTCAAAGAGCGGCCCGCGTGGGTGCACGTTATCGTCACGGGCCGCAACGCTCCCCCGGAGCTGGTTGACGCCGCGGACCTGGTGACGGAGATGCGCGAGGTCAAGCACCCGTACAAGCGCGGCGTGAAGGCGCAGCCGGGCATCGAGTTTTAG
- the nfi gene encoding deoxyribonuclease V (cleaves DNA at apurinic or apyrimidinic sites), giving the protein MRILQLHPWRVNVAEARDIQRRLAALVSRKNEALAQVRYVAGLDLSPPDARGVVRGAAVALSFPDLMPVEVQIAEAMPTFPYVPGLLSFREAPALLEALARLRHEPDIILVDGQGYAHPRRFGLACHIGVLTDRPAIGCAKSRLIGVEGHLAHKKGAWAELTDAGETIGAVVRTRAGVAPVYASIGHKVDLAAAVRWTLACCKGYRIPEPTRQAHLAAAGRLIVAATATD; this is encoded by the coding sequence GTGCGTATCCTCCAACTCCACCCCTGGCGGGTCAACGTCGCCGAGGCCAGGGACATCCAGCGGCGTCTGGCCGCCCTCGTCTCCCGCAAGAACGAGGCGCTCGCCCAAGTGCGGTACGTGGCCGGGCTGGACCTTTCGCCGCCGGACGCGCGCGGCGTAGTCCGCGGCGCAGCCGTGGCGCTCAGCTTCCCGGACCTGATGCCCGTGGAGGTGCAGATAGCGGAGGCCATGCCGACGTTCCCCTACGTGCCCGGCCTGTTATCGTTCCGGGAGGCGCCGGCGCTCCTCGAAGCGCTGGCGCGGCTGCGGCACGAGCCTGATATCATTCTGGTGGACGGCCAGGGCTACGCGCACCCGCGGCGCTTCGGCCTCGCCTGCCACATCGGCGTGCTGACGGACAGGCCGGCCATTGGCTGCGCCAAGTCGCGGCTCATCGGCGTGGAAGGCCACCTGGCGCACAAGAAGGGCGCGTGGGCTGAACTGACCGACGCGGGCGAGACCATCGGCGCGGTAGTGCGCACCCGGGCCGGCGTCGCTCCGGTGTACGCCTCTATCGGACACAAGGTGGACCTGGCCGCCGCGGTCCGCTGGACGCTCGCCTGCTGCAAGGGCTACCGCATCCCGGAGCCGACGCGACAGGCCCATCTGGCGGCGGCGGGCAGGCTGATCGTGGCGGCGACCGCCACAGACTAA
- the rplU gene encoding 50S ribosomal protein L21, with amino-acid sequence MNDYAVIKTGGKQYQVHEGDTLDVEKLPGEKGDPIELTDVLMVSRAGNVTVGTPTVPGAKVSAQIVEHGRAAKIVIFKYKRKVRYRRRTGHRQSFTRLSIRSIEG; translated from the coding sequence ATGAACGATTACGCGGTTATCAAAACAGGCGGCAAGCAGTACCAGGTCCACGAGGGCGACACGCTCGACGTGGAGAAGCTCCCCGGCGAGAAGGGCGACCCCATCGAGTTGACGGACGTCCTGATGGTTTCACGGGCAGGCAACGTCACTGTTGGCACGCCCACGGTGCCGGGGGCCAAGGTGAGCGCCCAGATCGTGGAGCATGGCCGCGCGGCCAAGATCGTGATATTCAAGTACAAGCGCAAGGTCCGCTATCGGCGCAGGACGGGGCACCGGCAGTCCTTCACGCGGCTGAGCATCAGGAGCATCGAGGGCTAG
- the thiD gene encoding bifunctional hydroxymethylpyrimidine kinase/phosphomethylpyrimidine kinase has translation MKVVLTIAGSDSSGGAGVQADLRAISASGGFGAVVIAAVTAQSTRGVVLARVLPVALVAAQLDAVFGDMPVAAVKSGMLGSARVVRAVADRLRHYAPAFYVLDPVLLSTSGHRLLDEGAVEALRKELFPLATLLTPTAHEAAALTGRRVRSLRDAEDAGRRLLDDGPRAVLVKGGHLREGRATDVLVTRRGAHVIPGEWIDTPHTHGTGCTYAAAIATHLARGRTLREAVTLAKAYVTEAIRGGFPVGHGAGPTDHFFYLRRADLAAWVRRLRLRGSREE, from the coding sequence TTGAAAGTAGTCCTCACCATCGCCGGCTCCGACTCCAGCGGCGGCGCGGGAGTCCAGGCGGACCTGCGCGCCATATCGGCGAGCGGCGGCTTCGGCGCGGTGGTCATCGCTGCGGTGACGGCGCAGAGCACCCGCGGCGTCGTCCTCGCGCGGGTGCTCCCCGTCGCACTCGTCGCGGCGCAGCTCGACGCCGTCTTCGGCGACATGCCCGTCGCGGCGGTCAAGAGCGGCATGCTGGGCAGCGCGCGAGTCGTCCGGGCCGTCGCCGACCGCCTTCGCCACTATGCCCCGGCGTTCTACGTCCTCGACCCGGTGCTGCTTTCCACGTCCGGCCATCGCCTGCTCGACGAGGGGGCCGTCGAGGCGCTTCGCAAAGAGCTGTTCCCGCTGGCGACGCTGCTCACGCCCACCGCGCACGAGGCGGCGGCGCTCACCGGCCGGCGCGTCCGCTCATTGCGCGACGCCGAGGATGCGGGGCGCCGACTGCTCGACGACGGCCCGCGCGCCGTGCTGGTCAAGGGCGGCCACCTGCGCGAGGGACGGGCAACGGACGTGCTCGTGACGCGTCGCGGCGCGCACGTCATCCCCGGCGAGTGGATAGACACGCCGCACACCCACGGGACCGGCTGCACCTACGCCGCGGCCATCGCCACGCACCTGGCCCGTGGCCGGACGCTGCGGGAGGCGGTGACGCTCGCCAAGGCATATGTGACGGAGGCCATCCGCGGCGGGTTCCCCGTCGGCCACGGCGCGGGCCCGACCGACCACTTCTTCTACCTGCGCCGCGCCGACCTCGCCGCCTGGGTCCGGCGACTGCGCCTCAGGGGGTCACGGGAGGAGTAA
- the rpmA gene encoding 50S ribosomal protein L27: MAHKKGAGSTHNGRDSQGQRLGVKRYDGQVVRAGNILVRQRGTQFFPGRNVGLGRDFTIFALIDGKVKFEHHTKLRKRISVYPLVVEETASAGATS; encoded by the coding sequence ATGGCACATAAGAAAGGCGCAGGCAGCACACATAACGGCCGCGACAGCCAGGGCCAGCGGCTCGGTGTCAAGCGGTACGACGGGCAGGTCGTGCGCGCCGGCAATATCCTCGTGCGGCAGCGCGGCACCCAGTTCTTCCCGGGCCGCAACGTTGGCCTGGGGCGCGACTTCACCATCTTCGCGCTCATTGACGGCAAGGTGAAGTTCGAGCACCACACCAAGCTGCGCAAGCGCATCAGCGTCTATCCGCTGGTCGTCGAAGAGACCGCGAGCGCGGGAGCGACATCGTGA
- a CDS encoding cytochrome c maturation protein CcmE, which translates to MADSAAATNSPRPRKGLTAQRKLLVGGALVLIALGYLVFTAFSSASAYYLTVGELKAQERAMLGQAVRLNGVVAPGSIVKSASGMDIQFVVADHVKPTDTYSVTFRGIPPDLFQDGVDVVAEGQLRPDGTFHATSLLTRCASKYEPDVNPGALSGSPQQPPKY; encoded by the coding sequence ATGGCTGACTCGGCTGCCGCGACCAATAGCCCCCGGCCCCGCAAGGGCCTGACCGCCCAGAGGAAACTGCTGGTAGGCGGAGCGCTGGTGCTCATCGCGCTCGGCTATCTGGTGTTCACCGCGTTCAGCAGCGCGTCCGCCTACTACCTGACCGTGGGCGAACTGAAGGCCCAGGAACGCGCCATGCTGGGCCAGGCGGTGCGGCTGAACGGTGTCGTCGCCCCTGGCAGCATCGTGAAGAGCGCATCCGGCATGGACATTCAGTTCGTCGTCGCCGACCATGTCAAGCCGACAGATACGTACAGCGTGACCTTCCGCGGCATTCCGCCGGACCTCTTCCAGGACGGCGTGGACGTGGTGGCGGAGGGACAGCTCAGGCCGGACGGCACGTTCCATGCGACCAGCCTGCTGACGCGCTGCGCCTCCAAGTACGAGCCGGACGTCAACCCCGGCGCGCTCTCCGGGTCACCCCAGCAGCCACCCAAGTACTGA
- a CDS encoding bifunctional hydroxymethylpyrimidine kinase/phosphomethylpyrimidine kinase, with the protein MQGQDSWFLIVQIPGATVLNSPYGSQPCLSARLRRYAPAFYVLDPVLLSTSGHRLLDEGAVEALRKELFPLATLLTPNAHEAAALTGLRVRSLRDAEDAGRRLLEDGPRAVLVKGGHLLDGRASDVLVTRRGAHVVPGEWIDTPHTHGTGCTYASAIATHLARGRRLREAVTLAKAYVTEAIRGGFPVGHGAGPTDHFFYLRRADLAAWVRRLRLRGTRGE; encoded by the coding sequence ATGCAGGGGCAGGACTCGTGGTTTCTAATCGTACAGATACCGGGTGCAACGGTGCTCAACAGTCCCTACGGGTCCCAACCGTGTCTCTCCGCGCGCCTTCGCCGCTACGCCCCGGCGTTCTACGTCCTCGACCCGGTGCTGCTTTCCACGTCCGGCCATCGCCTGCTCGACGAGGGGGCCGTCGAGGCGCTTCGCAAAGAGCTGTTCCCGCTGGCGACGCTGCTCACGCCCAACGCGCACGAGGCGGCGGCGCTCACCGGCCTGCGCGTCCGCTCATTGCGCGACGCCGAGGATGCGGGACGCCGACTGCTCGAGGACGGCCCGCGCGCCGTGCTGGTCAAGGGCGGCCACCTGCTCGACGGGCGGGCCTCGGACGTCCTCGTGACCCGTCGCGGCGCGCACGTCGTCCCCGGCGAGTGGATTGACACGCCGCACACCCACGGGACGGGCTGCACCTACGCCTCGGCCATCGCCACGCACCTGGCCCGCGGGCGGCGACTGCGCGAGGCGGTCACGCTCGCGAAGGCATACGTGACGGAGGCCATCCGCGGCGGCTTCCCCGTCGGCCACGGCGCGGGCCCGACCGACCACTTCTTCTACCTGCGCCGCGCCGACCTCGCCGCCTGGGTCCGGCGGCTGCGCCTCAGGGGGACAAGGGGGGAGTAG
- the rpmE gene encoding 50S ribosomal protein L31, with the protein MKPDIHPPYMKATVVCACGNTFAIGATKSEMRVDVCSKCHPFYTGEQRLVDTAGRVERFKKRYKLA; encoded by the coding sequence GTGAAACCAGACATCCATCCCCCGTACATGAAGGCGACTGTCGTCTGCGCGTGCGGCAACACCTTTGCCATCGGCGCCACCAAGTCGGAAATGCGCGTGGACGTGTGCAGCAAGTGCCATCCGTTCTACACCGGCGAGCAGCGCCTGGTGGATACGGCGGGCCGCGTCGAGCGGTTCAAGAAGCGGTACAAGCTGGCCTAG
- a CDS encoding PQQ-dependent sugar dehydrogenase, whose protein sequence is MSIQFLVGLVPVVAICVACTPATGAPPVSVAPSPALPSMAGPPADTPTPLALPTSTPAHVPTVAAIPSPTSAPRPTPPSAEGPQPTPTPTPPARGVGVAVDVVAKGLVTPWAIDFAPDGRIFLTERPGRVRVIRDGRLEAAPWMTLDVVERSESGLMGLALDPQFARNGYVYVAYTYRGGDGRLLDRLARLREDPASGKGVLDRVLWDGVPGGSIHDGGRVKFGPDGNLYWTLGEAGNAALAQDISSLNGKVLRLNPDGAVPADNPIPGSPVYSYGHRNPQGLAWQPGTGRLYATEHGPSGGLQGCCRDEVNLIEPGKNYGWPVIAGGQTREGMVSPVIQSGDTVTWAPGGAAFVTRGPWAGSLLFTGLRGQALYRVTLDPRDPRKTLGLEALFEQRYGRLRDVVEGPDGALYVLTSNRDGRGNPSADDDQVLRLTFRD, encoded by the coding sequence GTGAGTATACAATTCCTCGTCGGCCTCGTGCCTGTCGTCGCCATCTGCGTAGCGTGTACGCCAGCCACGGGCGCGCCACCGGTGAGCGTCGCGCCGTCTCCCGCGCTCCCTTCCATGGCGGGGCCGCCCGCTGACACGCCGACGCCGCTCGCCCTGCCGACGAGCACACCCGCGCACGTGCCCACCGTGGCTGCCATCCCGTCGCCGACAAGCGCTCCGAGGCCGACGCCTCCTTCCGCGGAAGGACCGCAGCCGACCCCAACTCCCACGCCACCCGCTCGTGGGGTGGGGGTCGCCGTTGACGTGGTGGCGAAGGGGCTAGTCACACCCTGGGCCATTGACTTCGCGCCCGATGGCCGCATCTTCCTCACCGAGCGTCCGGGCCGTGTCCGCGTCATCAGAGACGGGCGGCTGGAGGCCGCGCCGTGGATGACGCTGGACGTGGTGGAGCGGAGCGAGTCCGGGCTGATGGGGCTTGCCCTTGACCCGCAATTCGCTCGGAACGGCTACGTCTATGTGGCCTACACCTATCGCGGCGGCGACGGTCGCCTGCTGGACCGCCTGGCGCGCCTGCGCGAGGACCCGGCCTCCGGCAAGGGCGTGCTGGACAGAGTGCTGTGGGACGGCGTACCCGGCGGGAGCATCCACGACGGCGGGCGCGTCAAGTTCGGGCCGGACGGCAATCTCTACTGGACGCTCGGCGAGGCGGGAAACGCGGCGCTGGCGCAGGACATCTCATCGCTCAACGGCAAGGTCCTGCGCCTCAACCCGGACGGGGCAGTGCCCGCGGACAACCCCATCCCCGGCTCGCCCGTGTATTCCTACGGCCACCGGAACCCCCAGGGGCTGGCCTGGCAGCCCGGCACGGGCCGCCTGTACGCCACGGAGCACGGCCCCAGCGGCGGCTTGCAGGGGTGCTGCCGCGACGAGGTGAACCTCATCGAGCCGGGCAAGAACTACGGCTGGCCGGTCATCGCCGGAGGCCAGACGCGGGAGGGCATGGTGTCTCCTGTCATTCAGAGCGGGGACACCGTGACGTGGGCGCCGGGCGGCGCCGCGTTCGTGACCCGCGGGCCGTGGGCGGGCTCGCTCCTCTTCACCGGACTGCGCGGCCAAGCGCTGTACCGCGTCACCCTGGACCCGCGTGACCCGCGCAAGACGCTCGGTCTGGAGGCCCTGTTCGAGCAGCGGTACGGACGGTTGCGCGACGTAGTCGAAGGACCGGACGGCGCGCTCTACGTCCTGACCAGCAACCGGGACGGACGGGGGAACCCCTCGGCGGACGATGACCAGGTGCTGCGGCTGACCTTTAGGGATTAG
- the prfB gene encoding peptide chain release factor 2 (programmed frameshift) — protein sequence MQELKGRVRDLQARILDMMGRLDIAAKEREIAQRELAAAHPEFWRDAASAQRSMQRLSDLKNATRTWRSLEDKARHLVELTDLAVEEGDQVMAESINHEAAPLAIQLDDLELQLTLSGRYDHRSAILSIHAGTGGVDAQDWAQMLLRMYLRWAERRGYTARVVDILPGEEAGLKNAVILVHGAYAYGYLKAEKGVHRLVRLSAFDALHLRHTSFALVEVLPEAEDKAEVTINPDDLRVEFYRASGHGGQNVQKVATAVRVTHVPTGIVASCQTERSQHQNREIAMTVLRARLLQIQMQKRAETMAKLKGEYVPAAWGNQIRSYVLHPYKLVKDHRTDVESTSPDAVLDGDLDAFIRAYLRSTVGAGG from the exons ATGCAAGAGCTAAAGGGCAGAGTCAGGGACCTTCAGGCGCGCATCCTCGACATGATGGGCCGTCTT GACATCGCCGCCAAAGAACGTGAAATAGCCCAACGGGAGTTAGCCGCCGCCCACCCGGAGTTCTGGCGGGACGCGGCATCCGCCCAGCGCTCCATGCAGCGGCTGTCCGACCTGAAAAACGCCACGCGGACCTGGCGGTCGTTGGAGGACAAGGCGCGACACCTGGTGGAGCTCACCGACCTGGCCGTCGAAGAGGGCGACCAGGTGATGGCCGAAAGCATCAACCATGAGGCCGCTCCGCTTGCGATCCAGCTCGACGATCTGGAGCTGCAGCTCACCCTCAGCGGTCGGTACGACCACCGCAGCGCCATCCTGTCCATCCACGCGGGCACGGGAGGGGTGGACGCCCAGGACTGGGCGCAGATGCTGCTGCGCATGTACCTGCGCTGGGCCGAGCGGCGCGGCTACACGGCGCGCGTGGTGGACATCCTGCCCGGTGAAGAAGCTGGCCTCAAGAACGCCGTCATTCTGGTCCACGGCGCGTACGCATACGGCTACCTGAAGGCGGAGAAGGGCGTCCACCGGCTGGTGCGCCTCTCGGCGTTCGATGCTCTCCACCTGCGGCACACTTCGTTCGCCCTTGTGGAGGTGCTGCCGGAGGCCGAGGACAAGGCGGAAGTCACCATCAACCCGGACGACTTGCGGGTGGAGTTCTACCGGGCCAGCGGCCACGGCGGACAGAACGTACAGAAAGTGGCGACGGCGGTGCGCGTCACCCACGTGCCCACGGGCATTGTCGCCTCCTGCCAGACTGAGCGCTCCCAGCACCAGAACCGGGAGATAGCTATGACCGTGCTGCGGGCGCGGCTGCTGCAGATCCAGATGCAGAAGCGGGCGGAGACCATGGCCAAGCTCAAGGGCGAGTACGTCCCCGCCGCCTGGGGAAACCAGATACGCAGCTATGTCCTGCACCCCTACAAGCTGGTCAAGGACCACCGGACGGACGTGGAGAGCACCTCGCCGGACGCCGTGCTGGACGGCGATCTTGACGCGTTCATCCGGGCCTACCTCCGCTCGACCGTCGGCGCCGGGGGCTAG
- a CDS encoding Rieske (2Fe-2S) protein produces MTDESKERKLNRRELLGLAADQKTARAIVGVIGAATGVRATVTDAMLGRKVTGAARDAFGRKLTAGKGGDYTVGDVIYFNTGRFYLSFVPEGYLALYRRCPHDGCIVAWRHDDPALEPQSAPQWQGAPKEGRFVCLCDGSAFDRYGVPRSGPAPRPLDLMKVDIQPDGTLMVDTADIAERTAFDPSQAKAR; encoded by the coding sequence ATGACTGACGAATCGAAAGAGCGCAAGCTGAACCGCCGCGAACTGCTGGGTCTGGCCGCTGACCAGAAAACGGCCAGGGCCATCGTCGGCGTGATCGGCGCGGCAACGGGCGTCAGGGCCACGGTGACCGACGCCATGCTGGGGCGCAAGGTCACCGGCGCCGCGCGGGACGCCTTTGGCCGGAAGCTAACCGCAGGCAAAGGCGGCGATTACACCGTCGGCGATGTCATCTACTTCAACACGGGCCGGTTCTACCTCTCCTTCGTGCCGGAGGGCTACCTGGCCCTCTACCGCCGCTGCCCCCATGACGGCTGCATCGTGGCCTGGCGTCACGACGATCCGGCGCTGGAGCCTCAGTCCGCGCCCCAGTGGCAAGGCGCGCCGAAAGAGGGGCGCTTCGTCTGCCTCTGCGACGGCTCCGCCTTCGACCGTTACGGTGTGCCGCGCAGCGGTCCCGCGCCCCGGCCTCTTGACCTGATGAAGGTGGACATCCAGCCGGACGGGACGCTGATGGTGGACACCGCGGACATAGCGGAGCGCACCGCCTTCGACCCGTCCCAGGCGAAGGCCCGCTAG
- a CDS encoding GAF domain-containing protein, translated as MFRFLSLRLQTLLLLLVLLALVPALAVTYYTAEQQRDHATKEVQAQALGLARTAAGSYEDLVQDARQLLFTLVHLPEVRGGAPDVCNTLLGDIRGIHPSYTAIIVADAGGNVWCSTPKQNDHLNVADRVSVQRAVQRLDFAMGDYRPGNAVWAGGVGFAYPILDEYRQVRAVVALAVDLASIEELGSRTGLPPSAVLTVADSKGMILARYPDARDWVGKIAPDGATVRRALAQLKEGTVRFTGPDGTPHLYGLARSTAPDGESLYISVDIPADVVFAEGNRVFQRSLVALGIVGLLALIATWWFAKRFVLRPAKALVDATRRLSAGDLAARTGLPHTRNEVGELAGAFDQLAGSLQRRQAEAARASEALRHSERRFRGLTENASDIVAIIGSDERFQYISSSAQRLLGYTPEEIMGQSLRIYVHPEDVPMVIQAVAQAAQAPGAISRTAARVRRKDGSWRILEGIVKNAQGDPAVGGMIVNLRDITEQRNAQERIQQQLQALDNLYASARKLTESLDMRTLVDNVTRACVDTYGARLAWLGAAEPDGAVRLLGYYPGKEDYPRQISVRWDEQIEGEGPAGRAIRSGVPSVSLDIATHQGWAPWRALALSQGFTCAVALPLISQGKPFGVLVLLGDQPRAFTSERLETLQAYAHQAATALTNARLFDEGKRRLDQVQALRRVDLAITSSLDLRVTLGVALDQVATVLGVDAAAVLLLNSGTQMLEYAAGRGFRGREIERSLVRVGEGPSGHVALERRVVHFGNIPEMKNGFKRTKLIADEGFVSYVGVPLIVKGHVKGVLEVFHRAPFQPEDEWLEFLDALAGQVAIAIDEAALFNDLYRANVDLTLAYDTTLEGWARALELRDYETAGHSRRVSELTTRLARAMGVSETDMAHVRRGTMLHDVGKLSIPDTILLKSGPLTDEEWSVVRKHPTYAFELLSPIPYLRPALDIPYCHHERWDGTGYPRGLKGEQIPLSARIFTLVDVWDALTNERPYKKAWSVEDARAYMRSQSGAHFDPKVVEVFLALS; from the coding sequence GTGTTCCGTTTCTTGTCCCTCCGCCTGCAGACCCTCCTCTTGCTTCTGGTGCTCCTGGCCCTCGTTCCCGCGCTGGCCGTCACGTACTACACGGCTGAGCAGCAGCGCGACCATGCGACAAAGGAAGTGCAGGCACAAGCGCTTGGGTTAGCCCGGACCGCCGCCGGCAGCTACGAGGATCTTGTCCAGGACGCGCGGCAGCTCCTCTTCACGCTGGTGCATCTCCCGGAGGTGCGCGGCGGCGCCCCTGACGTCTGTAACACTCTCCTTGGCGACATACGGGGCATCCACCCCTCCTATACCGCCATCATCGTGGCGGACGCCGGCGGCAACGTGTGGTGCAGCACTCCGAAGCAGAATGACCATCTGAACGTAGCTGACCGAGTGTCTGTTCAACGCGCCGTCCAGAGACTCGACTTTGCGATGGGTGACTATAGACCCGGCAATGCGGTCTGGGCAGGAGGCGTCGGTTTCGCCTATCCCATTCTGGACGAGTATCGTCAGGTCCGGGCGGTCGTCGCGCTCGCCGTGGATCTCGCCTCGATTGAAGAGTTGGGTTCCCGCACCGGCCTGCCGCCAAGCGCCGTGCTCACCGTCGCGGACAGCAAGGGAATGATCCTGGCCCGCTATCCGGACGCCAGGGACTGGGTCGGTAAAATAGCGCCTGACGGCGCCACCGTGCGACGCGCGCTGGCCCAGTTGAAAGAAGGCACGGTCAGGTTTACCGGTCCGGACGGAACGCCCCACCTCTACGGCCTGGCGCGGAGCACCGCCCCTGATGGCGAATCCCTGTACATCAGCGTTGACATACCTGCGGATGTGGTATTCGCTGAGGGAAACCGTGTATTCCAGCGGAGCCTCGTTGCCCTGGGGATCGTGGGCCTGCTTGCTCTCATAGCCACATGGTGGTTCGCGAAACGCTTTGTCCTGCGCCCCGCGAAGGCGCTGGTGGACGCGACCCGTCGCCTCTCCGCGGGCGACCTGGCCGCGCGCACGGGCCTGCCGCACACGCGGAATGAGGTGGGTGAGCTGGCCGGGGCATTTGATCAATTGGCGGGATCCCTGCAGCGTCGCCAAGCGGAGGCCGCGCGAGCTTCGGAAGCGCTCCGGCACAGCGAGCGGCGCTTCCGGGGCCTCACGGAAAACGCCTCCGATATAGTGGCGATTATCGGCAGCGACGAGCGATTTCAGTATATTAGCTCCTCTGCCCAGCGTCTGCTCGGCTACACGCCCGAAGAGATTATGGGACAGAGCCTCCGCATATACGTGCACCCTGAGGATGTCCCAATGGTCATCCAGGCCGTGGCGCAGGCGGCCCAGGCGCCGGGTGCGATCAGTCGTACTGCTGCCCGTGTCCGGCGCAAGGACGGCTCCTGGCGCATTCTGGAAGGCATTGTGAAGAATGCTCAGGGCGACCCGGCGGTTGGGGGGATGATTGTTAATCTTCGCGACATCACCGAGCAGCGGAATGCCCAGGAGCGCATCCAGCAGCAGCTTCAGGCCCTGGACAACCTGTATGCGAGCGCCCGGAAGCTCACGGAGAGCCTGGACATGCGCACGCTGGTGGACAACGTGACACGCGCGTGCGTGGATACCTACGGCGCCCGACTGGCCTGGCTGGGCGCCGCCGAGCCGGACGGGGCCGTGCGTCTGCTCGGCTACTACCCCGGCAAGGAGGACTACCCGCGCCAGATCAGCGTGCGCTGGGACGAGCAAATCGAGGGAGAGGGACCCGCCGGCCGGGCCATCCGCAGCGGCGTCCCGTCCGTGAGCCTGGACATCGCCACCCATCAGGGCTGGGCGCCGTGGCGCGCGCTGGCGCTCTCCCAGGGCTTTACGTGCGCCGTCGCGCTGCCACTTATAAGCCAGGGCAAGCCCTTCGGCGTCCTGGTGCTGCTGGGAGACCAGCCCCGCGCCTTCACATCCGAGCGCCTTGAGACCCTGCAGGCGTATGCTCACCAGGCCGCGACCGCGCTGACCAACGCCCGGCTGTTTGACGAGGGCAAGCGCCGCCTGGACCAAGTGCAGGCCCTGCGCAGGGTGGATTTAGCTATCACGTCCAGTCTGGACCTGCGCGTGACTCTAGGCGTGGCCCTGGACCAGGTCGCCACCGTACTGGGCGTGGACGCCGCCGCCGTGCTGCTGCTCAACTCAGGCACGCAGATGCTGGAGTACGCCGCCGGGCGCGGGTTCCGCGGCAGGGAGATTGAGCGCTCCCTCGTGCGCGTGGGCGAGGGCCCGTCTGGCCATGTCGCCCTGGAGCGGCGCGTCGTCCACTTCGGCAACATCCCTGAGATGAAAAATGGGTTCAAGCGAACAAAGCTTATAGCGGACGAGGGGTTTGTCAGCTATGTCGGCGTGCCGCTCATCGTCAAGGGCCACGTCAAGGGCGTGCTGGAGGTCTTTCACCGCGCGCCGTTCCAGCCGGAAGACGAGTGGCTGGAGTTCCTTGACGCCCTGGCGGGCCAGGTGGCCATTGCCATTGACGAAGCGGCCCTGTTCAACGACCTGTACAGGGCGAACGTGGACCTGACCCTGGCCTATGACACCACACTGGAAGGCTGGGCGCGCGCCCTGGAGTTGCGCGACTACGAGACGGCCGGCCACAGCCGCCGGGTCAGCGAGCTGACGACGCGCCTGGCCCGGGCGATGGGCGTGAGCGAGACGGATATGGCCCACGTGCGGCGGGGCACCATGCTCCATGACGTGGGCAAACTGTCCATCCCGGACACCATCCTGCTCAAGTCCGGGCCTCTCACCGACGAGGAATGGTCAGTGGTCCGCAAGCATCCCACGTACGCCTTCGAGCTGCTGTCGCCCATCCCCTACCTGCGCCCCGCGCTCGACATCCCCTACTGCCACCACGAGCGGTGGGACGGAACGGGCTACCCCCGCGGGTTGAAGGGCGAGCAAATCCCGCTCTCGGCGCGCATCTTCACCCTCGTGGACGTGTGGGACGCCCTGACCAATGAGCGCCCGTACAAAAAGGCCTGGTCGGTGGAGGATGCCCGCGCGTACATGCGCTCCCAGTCTGGCGCCCACTTCGACCCGAAGGTGGTGGAGGTCTTCCTGGCGTTGTCCTAG